One Anas platyrhynchos isolate ZD024472 breed Pekin duck chromosome 2, IASCAAS_PekinDuck_T2T, whole genome shotgun sequence DNA segment encodes these proteins:
- the CDYL gene encoding chromodomain Y-like protein isoform X2: protein MEALAANGTTNIQTSVTGVTASKRRFIDDRRDQPFDKRLRFSVRQTESAYRYRDIVVRKQDGFTHILLSTKSSENNSLNPEVMKEVQSALNTAAADDSKLVLFSAVGSIFCCGLDFIYFIRRLTDDRKKESTKMAEAIRNFVNTFIQFKKPIIVAVNGPAIGLGASILPLCDVVWANEKAWFQTPYTTFGQSPDGCSSLTFPRIMGLASANEMLFSGRKLTAQEACAKGLVSQVFWPGTFTQEVMVRIKELVACNSVVLEESKALVRNIMKVDLEQANEKECEVLKKIWGSAQGMDSMLKYLQRKIDEF, encoded by the exons ATGGAAGCATTAGCAGCCAATGGTACAACCAACATACAGACTTCTGTAACAGGAGTGACAGCCAGCAAACGGAGGTTTATTGATGACAGGAGAGATCAACCTTTTGATAAAAGGCTACGTTTCAGTGTGCGACAAACGGAGAGCGCATACCGGTACAGAGACATTGTTGTTAGGAAACAAGATGGATTCACACACATTTTGCTATCAACAAAATCATCGGAAAATAATTCACTAAATCCAGAG gTAATGAAGGAAGTCCAAAGTGCACTGaacacagcagctgcagatgaCAGTAAACTCGTGCTGTTTAGTGCAGTTGGTAGCATTTTCTGCTGTggtcttgattttatttattttatacgACGCTTAACAGATgatagaaaaaaggaaagcactAAGATGGCAGAAGCTATTAG gaaTTTTGTGAATACTTTTATTCAGTTTAAGAAACCTATTATTGTAGCAGTAAATGGCCCAGCCATTGGACTTGGAGCATCTATATTGCCTCTGTGTGATGTGGTTTGGGCTAATGAGAAGGCTTGGTTTCAGACACCGTACACTACTTTTGGACAAAGTCCAGATGGATGTTCATCCCTTACATTCCCCCGGATAATGGGCCTGGCTTCT GCCAATGAAATGTTGTTCAGTGGGAGGAAGTTGACTGCGCAGGAAGCTTGTGCCAAAGGACTCGTCTCTCAAGTGTTTTGGCCAGGAACATTCACACAAGAAGTAATGGTTCGAATTAAGGAACTTGTCGCATGTAATTCAGTT GTACTTGAAGAATCCAAAGCTTTAGTACGTAATATCATGAAGGTGGACTTGGAACAAGCAAATGAAAAGGAGTGTGAAGTATTGAAGAAAATCTGGGGCTCAGCACAAGGGATGGACTCAATGTTAAAATACCTGCAGAGGAAAATTGATGAGTTCTGA